A genomic stretch from Schistosoma haematobium chromosome 2, whole genome shotgun sequence includes:
- the TREX1_1 gene encoding Three-prime repair exonuclease 1 (EggNog:ENOG410V4HI~COG:L) — translation MLACSRFSLENATDEPRVENKLTLCFNPTRTISSIASKISGLNSDNLFHQRDFDASAVDLIQLFLNRLDSPVCFIAHNGLRFDFPLLRAQIMSVKGKNYNLNDSTNAPIICTDTLPLFREFASQLAGVNPDDSGFISTDDQSSTPVPISHSSPIKLPTTTNKHSFHLGDIHERVFGEKHKHAHSAEGDCRAMLRLIQYLGSPAIDWLQSHYINFNSITPMYSLQTSGTSRTCSLFPYQRTKVYSNVSLSDTTSQLDNLQLE, via the exons ATGTTGGCTTGTAGTCGATTCAGTTTGGAGAATGCCACTGATGAACCTAGAGTAGAAAATAAACTCACACTATGCTTCAATCCTACTAGAACTATTTCATCGATAGCATCTAAAATCTCCG GTTTAAATTCTGATAATTTGTTCCATCAGAGGGATTTTGATGCTAGTGCAGTGGATCTTATCCAGTTGTTTCTTAATCGATTGGATTCACCTGTATGTTTTATCGCCCATAATGGACTGCGTTTTGACTTTCCATTGTTGAGAGCTCAGATAATGAGTGTCAAAGGAAAAAATTACAATCTGAATGACTCTACAAATGCACCAATTATATGTACAGACACATTACCTTTATTTCGCGAGTTCGCCTCCCAGTTGGCTGGAGTAAATCCAGATGATTCGGGTTTTATTTCAACTGATGACCAGTCATCCACTCCTGTTCCTATATCTCATTCTAGTCCAATAAAGTTACCTACTACTACAAACAAACATTCCTTTCACTTAGGTGATATACATGAACGTGTATTTGGTGAAAAGCATAAACATGCTCACAGTGCAGAAGGTGATTGCAGAGCGATGCTTCGACTAATCCAATATTTAGGATCACCTGCTATCGATTGGTTACAATCTCattatataaattttaattcaataaCACCCATGTACAGCTTACAGACATCCGGCACTAGTCGAACTTGTTCTCTGTTCCCTTACCAAAGAACGAAAGTATATTCAAATGTATCCCTTAGTGATACCACTTCTCAGTTGGATAACTTGCAGTTGGAATAG
- the XBP1 gene encoding X-box binding protein 1 (EggNog:ENOG410VB0V~COG:K) yields the protein MWSPVVVAVGGLPSPSDRVALVRKSLPYPEPSTILSHRKRARLDNLTEEEKIIRRKILNREAAQKARDRRKDLMENMEENLAHLRWENEYLKSSNRMLRLKFIEQEQKFQALQEKLSGIIRHMGKFSGKGSGSLSVRSTLPPLSQCPEEYVQNSNPEDVPEDISSTLFDAQTVEVSSQNMSETKQSGDSNCSDDLNPYSLCLYDSILNSLQDDNIEDIPGLRDAYNSEESLDELLDVLKCDACDDLSTEILF from the exons ATGTGGAGTCCTGTCGTTGTCGCCGTTGGAGGTTTGCCCTCTCCTAGTGATAGGGTAGCACTGGTCCGAAAATCATTGCCTTACCCAGAACCCTCCACCATTTTGTCTCATAGGAAGCGAGCCAGGTTAGATAACCTTACCGAGGAGGAGAAAATCATCCGAAG AAAAATACTTAACCGGGAGGCAGCACAGAAGGCGCGTGACCGCAGGAAAGATCTGATGGAAAATATGGAAGAAAATCTAGCTCATCTACGTTGGGAAAATGAGTACCTAAAATCTTCAAACCGAATGCTCCGCCTCAAGTTTATTGAACAAGAGCAAAAGTTTCAAGCACTCCAAGAAAAACTAAGTGGTATTATCAGACATATGGGGAAGTTTTCGGGAA AAGGGAGTGGCTCTCTGTctgtccgttctactcttcCTCCACTTTCACAATGTCCTGAAGAATACGTCCAAAACTCCAATCCCGAGGATGTGCCTGAAGATATATCATCAACTTTATTCGATGCTCAAACCGTCGAAGTCTCATCTCAAAATATGTCTGAAACCAAACAGTCTGGAGACAGCAATTGCTCTGACGACCTGAATCCATATTCTCTTTGCTTGTACGATAGTATATTGAACAGTCTACAAGATGACAACATAGAAGACATCCCTGGATTGAGAGATGCTTACAATTCGGAAGAAAGCTTGGATGAACTACTGGATGTTTTAAAATGTGACGCGTGTGATGATTTATCCACAGAAATTCTCTTTTAA